From Uloborus diversus isolate 005 chromosome 8, Udiv.v.3.1, whole genome shotgun sequence, a single genomic window includes:
- the LOC129228459 gene encoding uncharacterized protein LOC129228459 — protein sequence MWLVIGILALLASSLTDAYGVKGGSRIVQDPAGLQGISQPHIHVGKGGGSSKLHHTAVIQDPVSQDQVLVEKVSSLGPSSAQFTLSDAQIPSFGQRRLYRVGQSQVPYGLMGSDYYSYPRNLLTSGRLLRRKTVSSNNLSGLRSIADPSLSQFQIGDAQIKTPVFGSRRNLYRSGASSVPYGLMGLDYYSYPKQLLTRRILGDGLSQTRILPGGSAFTAGDSQLRGGLDGIGQEKVTILQPSLGGPTVIQQQQVVPQQVSVLDEALGDGFGQRQVAAITGGSGFGQRQVIKTVARPAGLRGGQIILRGTPGAGIRRVVSRPVVQTSPINQLLVDGTSQLGAPIGGFGQRQAPVILTQASPVVQAVKAPVSVVSAPIRRRIVRPGDAFLSQVSRPRIAQRRVATVARPIVPVSQQRVSVVPTTSVFGDSGLGAGNIQFTLGNNQLVGGPIVAQRPVVAVSRPEVISQVRSDAGIIGNRLFGRRIPQMYYVDGGHRFPGIDIIGGSRIGDPRFNYLQLPISTRSFSDLGRRVVLTKTSPSKIGGFSGLSGLAGIGQTSPVVSQEEVIGPAGDRQVITTVTKSGPSKIGGPVIGGLGGGLSGIGGLGGPATVTQQEVIGPAGDSQLVTTVTKSGPSKIGGPVIGGFGGGLSGIGGLGGPATVTQQEVIGPAGDSQLVTTVTKSGPSKIGGPVTGGLGGGLSGIGGLGGPATVTQQEVIGPAGDSQLVTTVTKSGPSKIGGPVIGGLGGIGQQGKLVTQEEVIGPAGDRQLVTTVTKTSPSKIGGAAAGGLSGITGLGGPATITQEEVIGPAGDSQLVTTVTKSGPSKIGGPVIGGLGGIGQTNQVVTQEEVIGPAGDSQLITTVTKSGPSKIGGPVLGGLSGISGLGASTTKTITQEEVIGPAGDSQLLTTVTKSSPSKIGGPVIAGPLGLTGVGQGSPSVVTQEEVVGPAGDVQTVTTITKAAQDPLLSQSKIGGAALGSPFGASSAGVIQQEFVDPSSSLANDIIQSPIGAALAQEAGIIASPLSQSNLFDPASSVQTSVDDVIAQNPFSSDITQVKETTITKPGGIQFTPVGPVAVGGQVTKVTEVTQPISQQPISQQSISSDFGLGDYLPRVSFLSQYPYDVPGRSLLRSVLTRPIVQEQQQLEQILV from the exons ATGTGGCTC gtTATAGGTATTTTAGCGTTGTTAGCTTCGTCATTAACGGATGCTTATGGAGTCAAAGGTGGCTCAAGAATTGTACAGGACCCAGCAGGTTTGCAA GGTATTTCGCAGCCACATATTCACGTAGGGAAAGGAG gaGGATCGTCTAAATTGCACCACACGGCAGTAATTCAAGATCCTGTTTCCCAAGATCAAGTTCTGGTGGAAAAAGTCTCTTCATTAGGGCCTTCCTCCGCTCAATTCACTCTTTCCGATGCCCAGATTCCTTCATTTGGACAACGTAGGTTATATCGGGTTGGACAATCCCAAGTGCCCTATGGACTGATGGGATCAGATTATTACTCTTACCCAAGGAATCTCCTAACTTCTGGCAGGCTTTTGAGGAGAAAGACGGTGTCATCGAACAACCTATCTGGTCTTCGGAGCATTGCAGATCCAAGTCTCTCCCAATTTCAAATTGGAGACGCACAGATTAAAACACCTGTTTTCGGAAGCAGGAGAAATCTATACCGCTCAGGAGCATCTTCAGTGCCATATGGACTCATGGGATTAGATTATTATTCATATCCCAAGCAATTGTTAACTCGAAGAATCCTTGGTGATGGTTTAAGCCAAACTAGAATATTGCCCGGAGGTTCAGCATTCACTGCTGGTGATTCTCAGCTTAGAGGCGGACTTGATGGTATTGGACAAGAAAAAGTGACTATTTTGCAACCTTCACTTGGAGGTCCAACAGTTATACAACAACAGCAAGTAGTTCCGCAGCAAGTTTCAGTCCTTGATGAAGCACTTGGAGATGGTTTTGGTCAGAGACAAGTAGCTGCTATTACTGGAGGGTCAGGATTCGGACAAAGACAAGTAATCAAAACTGTTGCTAGACCAGCAGGTCTTAGAGGAGGTCAAATTATTTTAAGGGGTACTCCAGGTGCAGGAATAAGGAGAGTTGTATCTCGACCAGTTGTTCAAACTAGTCCCATCAATCAACTTCTTGTCGATGGTACATCACAGCTTGGAGCTCCCATTGGTGGTTTTGGTCAAAGACAAGCACCAGTGATTTTGACACAAGCAAGTCCAGTTGTACAAGCTGTTAAAGCTCCAGTATCTGTCGTATCTGCTCCTATCAGAAGGCGCATAGTAAGACCCGGAGATGCTTTCCTGTCTCAAGTTTCTCGGCCAAGAATAGCTCAAAGGAGAGTCGCAACAGTTGCAAGACCCATTGTACCTGTTTCTCAGCAAAGAGTCTCGGTTGTACCAACTACTTCCGTTTTCGGGGACTCAGGACTCGGAGCAGGAAACATTCAGTTTACTCTAGGAAACAACCAGTTAGTTGGAGGACCGATTGTAGCTCAAAGACCAGTTGTTGCAGTTTCCAGACCAGAAGTTATATCTCAGGTACGCTCCGATGCTGGAATAATTGGAAATAGATTATTTGGAAGACGAATTCCGCAAATGTATTACGTTGATGGAGGACATCGATTTCCCGGTATTGATATCATTGGAGGCAGCCGTATTGGTGATCCACGATTCAACTATCTCCAGTTACCAATAAGTACTCGAAGCTTTTCAGACCTGGGCAGACGCGTGGTATTAACTAAAACAAGTCCTTCGAAAATTGGGGGATTCTCTGGATTATCCGGACTTGCTGGTATTGGTCAGACATCGCCAGTTGTCTCTCAGGAAGAAGTGATAGGACCAGCAGGAGATAGGCAAGTTATTACTACAGTAACAAAATCCGGACCATCTAAAATTGGAGGACCAGTTATTGGTGGATTAGGAGGTGGATTATCAGGAATCGGAGGACTAGGAGGACCAGCTACTGTTACACAACAGGAAGTTATTGGACCCGCAGGAGACAGTCAATTAGTCACGACTGTAACTAAATCAGGACCATCTAAAATTGGAGGACCAGTAATTGGTGGATTTGGAGGTGGTCTATCAGGAATCGGAGGACTAGGAGGACCAGCTACTGTTACACAACAGGAAGTTATTGGACCCGCAGGGGACAGTCAATTAGTCACGACTGTAACTAAATCTGGACCGTCTAAAATCGGAGGACCAGTTACTGGTGGATTAGGGGGTGGATTATCAGGAATTGGAGGACTAGGCGGACCAGCCACTGTTACTCAACAAGAAGTTATTGGACCCGCAGGAGACAGTCAATTAGTCACGACGGTTACGAAATCTGGACCGTCGAAAATCGGAGGGCCAGTCATTGGGGGATTAGGTGGCATAGGGCAACAAGGCAAGTTAGTCACACAAGAGGAAGTCATTGGACCCGCTGGTGATAGGCAGTTAGTTACAACAGTAACAAAAACTTCTCCTTCTAAAATTGGTGGAGCAGCTGCTGGCGGATTGTCTGGAATAACAGGACTAGGTGGACCTGCTACTATCACTCAGGAAGAAGTAATTGGGCCGGCAGGAGACAGTCAACTAGTGACGACAGTAACCAAATCAGGGCCATCTAAAATAGGAGGCCCAGTCATTGGTGGTTTGGGAGGTATCGGACAGACAAATCAAGTAGTCACTCAAGAAGAAGTCATCGGACCAGCAGGGGACAGCCAGTTGATTACCACTGTTACAAAGTCAGGACCATCTAAGATTGGAGGACCAGTGTTAGGTGGATTATCCGGAATTTCTGGTTTAGGTGCATCTACAACCAAAACTATAACACAGGAAGAAGTCATTGGGCCAGCAGGTGACTCGCAATTACTTACAACAGTCACAAAATCTAGCCCGTCAAAGATCGGAGGCCCTGTTATTGCAGGTCCTTTAGGATTAACGGGTGTGGGGCAAGGATCACCTAGTGTTGTGACCCAGGAAGAAGTTGTCGGACCAGCTGGAGATGTTCAAACAGTAACCACCATTACCAAAGCCGCGCAAGATCCTCTTCTTAGCCAGTCTAAGATAGGCGGAGCTGCTCTGGGTAGCCCCTTCGGTGCATCTAGCGCAGGTGTTATCCAACAAGAGTTTGTTGATCCTAGCAGTTCACTAGCCAACGACATTATACAAAGCCCGATTGGAGCAGCTTTAGCACAAGAAGCTGGAATTATCGCGTCACCCCTCAGTCAAAGCAACCTGTTTGATCCAGCCTCATCTGTGCAGACGTCTGTCGATGATGTCATTGCCCAAAATCCATTCTCTAGTGACATTACACAAGTTAAGGAGACCACCATTACAAAGCCAGGCGGAATACAGTTTACACCAGTAGGCCCAGTAGCCGTCGGTGGACAAGTCACGAAAGTGACTGAAGTAACTCAACCCATCTCACAACAACCTATTTCTCAACAAAGCATATCTAGTGATTTCGGTCTTGGTGATTATCTACCTAGGGTGTCTTTTCTCTCACAATATCCCTATGACGTCCCAGGCCGTTCGCTCTTAAGGTCAGTCCTCACGAGGCCAATAGTTCAAGAGCAGCAGCAGTTAGAACAAATATTAGTGTGA